The Siniperca chuatsi isolate FFG_IHB_CAS linkage group LG2, ASM2008510v1, whole genome shotgun sequence genome window below encodes:
- the LOC122864150 gene encoding globoside alpha-1,3-N-acetylgalactosaminyltransferase 1-like isoform X2: MALFPFCKTPTDFLHGRKAAVSVESHLALGMDRGRVMTDMMVTKAAAPQTPLETPWGAPLVWGDTRNSAWRRAKFSQQGIRTGLLALVVGTYAQFVRRFLSSAETHFLPGQMVTYYILTDNPRSLDPPIELGPERQLKVVHVAELPGWNRLAHRRMALLADAIRSPISSEVEYIFCADIDQEFVAPVGEEILGDLVATLHPKLYGRPRNTFPYEVEEVSSACVEEDEGDYYYTSELYGGLVSEMFSLAQACSLLILQDQANRIMARGLEESYLNRYLIDHRPTCVLSPEYSWWDSALAADVPVQRLVSLGRQCEDDNKQKRMEHKC, translated from the exons ATGGCACTGTTCCCGTTCTGCAAGACGCCCACAG ACTTCCTCCATGGACGTAAAGCTGCGGTCAGTGTGGAGTCACACCTTGCCTTGGGAATGGACAGGGGAAGAGTAATGACAGACATGATGGTTACCAAGGCAGCGGCGCCACAAACTCCACTGGAGACACCATGGGGTGCTCCTTTAGTGTGGGGTGACACCCGTAACTCAGCTTGGCGTAGGGCTAAATTCTCACAACAGGGAATCCGCACAGGTCTGCTGGCCCTCGTGGTGGGAACTTATGCCCAGTTTGTCCGACGTTTCCTCTCTTCAGCTGAAACCCACTTTCTCCCCGGTCAGATGGTCACCTATTACATTCTCACAGACAATCCCCGCTCTCTGGATCCCCCCATCGAGTTGGGGCCTGAACGACAGCTGAAGGTGGTTCATGTTGCAGAGCTGCCTGGGTGGAATAGGTTGGCCCATCGCCGGATGGCCCTGCTTGCTGATGCCATCAGAAGCCCAATCAGCAGCGAGGTTGAATACATCTTCTGTGCTGACATCGATCAGGAGTTTGTGGCCCCTGTGGGAGAGGAAATCCTAGGAGACCTGGTGGCCACGTTGCATCCAAAACTGTATGGGAGGCCACGAAATACATTTCCTTACGAGGTCGAAGAAGTCTCATCAGCTTGcgtggaggaggatgaaggagaCTACTACTACACCTCTGAGTTGTATGGAGGGTTGGTTTCTGAGATGTTCAGTTTGGCTCAAGCCTGTTCTTTGCTCATTCTGCAGGACCAGGCTAATAGGATAATGGCCAGGGGCCTTGAGGAGAGCTACCTGAACCGCTACCTGATTGACCACAGGCCAACCTGCGTGCTGTCACCAGAGTACAGCTGGTGGGACTCAGCCTTGGCTGCTGATGTGCCTGTACAGAGGCTAGTCTCCTTGGGAAGGCAATGTGAGGATGACAATAAGCAGAAGAGAATGGAGCACAAATGTTGA
- the LOC122864150 gene encoding globoside alpha-1,3-N-acetylgalactosaminyltransferase 1-like isoform X1 — translation MALFPFCKTPTGPVRVTRIQLVLYCFLLSLIIYFLHGRKAAVSVESHLALGMDRGRVMTDMMVTKAAAPQTPLETPWGAPLVWGDTRNSAWRRAKFSQQGIRTGLLALVVGTYAQFVRRFLSSAETHFLPGQMVTYYILTDNPRSLDPPIELGPERQLKVVHVAELPGWNRLAHRRMALLADAIRSPISSEVEYIFCADIDQEFVAPVGEEILGDLVATLHPKLYGRPRNTFPYEVEEVSSACVEEDEGDYYYTSELYGGLVSEMFSLAQACSLLILQDQANRIMARGLEESYLNRYLIDHRPTCVLSPEYSWWDSALAADVPVQRLVSLGRQCEDDNKQKRMEHKC, via the exons ATGGCACTGTTCCCGTTCTGCAAGACGCCCACAG GACCAGTCAGAGTGACCAGAATACAACTGGTTCTGTACTGTTTTCTCCTGTCTCTTATCATAT ACTTCCTCCATGGACGTAAAGCTGCGGTCAGTGTGGAGTCACACCTTGCCTTGGGAATGGACAGGGGAAGAGTAATGACAGACATGATGGTTACCAAGGCAGCGGCGCCACAAACTCCACTGGAGACACCATGGGGTGCTCCTTTAGTGTGGGGTGACACCCGTAACTCAGCTTGGCGTAGGGCTAAATTCTCACAACAGGGAATCCGCACAGGTCTGCTGGCCCTCGTGGTGGGAACTTATGCCCAGTTTGTCCGACGTTTCCTCTCTTCAGCTGAAACCCACTTTCTCCCCGGTCAGATGGTCACCTATTACATTCTCACAGACAATCCCCGCTCTCTGGATCCCCCCATCGAGTTGGGGCCTGAACGACAGCTGAAGGTGGTTCATGTTGCAGAGCTGCCTGGGTGGAATAGGTTGGCCCATCGCCGGATGGCCCTGCTTGCTGATGCCATCAGAAGCCCAATCAGCAGCGAGGTTGAATACATCTTCTGTGCTGACATCGATCAGGAGTTTGTGGCCCCTGTGGGAGAGGAAATCCTAGGAGACCTGGTGGCCACGTTGCATCCAAAACTGTATGGGAGGCCACGAAATACATTTCCTTACGAGGTCGAAGAAGTCTCATCAGCTTGcgtggaggaggatgaaggagaCTACTACTACACCTCTGAGTTGTATGGAGGGTTGGTTTCTGAGATGTTCAGTTTGGCTCAAGCCTGTTCTTTGCTCATTCTGCAGGACCAGGCTAATAGGATAATGGCCAGGGGCCTTGAGGAGAGCTACCTGAACCGCTACCTGATTGACCACAGGCCAACCTGCGTGCTGTCACCAGAGTACAGCTGGTGGGACTCAGCCTTGGCTGCTGATGTGCCTGTACAGAGGCTAGTCTCCTTGGGAAGGCAATGTGAGGATGACAATAAGCAGAAGAGAATGGAGCACAAATGTTGA